Proteins encoded together in one Procambarus clarkii isolate CNS0578487 chromosome 11, FALCON_Pclarkii_2.0, whole genome shotgun sequence window:
- the LOC123758341 gene encoding uncharacterized protein → MNAEDPQDTFSKTYKGTESLMACKHSDVHGKDEQELENPILDAQVDASSKYEQNSGTIGDEIQFDAPAGPEQNPGLSIANICIGDFSNSKKDLVTININDSYSTETFSCKQKFGSSDGILPHIIVSSPLDTTFTTKAKQDFTTKSQSIIVADDCKHIGSAMINVASVSIKQSSINVMPLAVPGGGSPLVSSKLQNNDHDKASSCPKVKIKKTGSVVVRTIAPRTIRNISAKCSSSKNGACDEPSGTILITREMNEGRTNGSSKVRGFPTAQIANKPLQIKLKVNDRLNLSTLDNEPSTNQEHVIKNSSHSICNDDVLISRQLDDDGDNNITGVTRRMTNSKTPSDIVDSHSEIQDGSSHNCGFCRCRLKRAEGNTSLALDKPLPSSLLDPISLLQCLGISSPLYASGITKNNLSIVVCQQCCTLVSDGDVVYQQLLSVISQMRELWPTNDSEILMVPVDSNGSDNALKANYESQSLKKTPVQSSQNVYKSCKSILPKPNMSKENDSLTSYVDGKVHKVKFKQELSNNKMRICGFCGMDLYGEGDWNLHQSAVHRVEKKWRLFNLQPTLKTLLAKEIEQVSMREREDSRQNWKSENINTRKCPACSRTFSVSEELVQHLRNYHNMVIDEEFLCHISEDANVMDWSNSTETHMVENSIKLKTEGMWDDHTGVQNSESDAVFGCTLTDNDTPVCEGLEEQGIITTVKGEITNINTEDDALSVPDDSQNYIGANENKEFSIQVFKKENSKIDCSTEFCCRVCAESFTSLVDLEKHECLEHSESVKVNKHKIGEECKVQTTFSGIDSLPMILRAKTKVRCKLCNQICDSPEDLNNHIDTCHENSVVILEDDGYGGVIDHRLELSKALGSDLEHVQKGSEAPKLQLNASKKKTEKKKKIVCNLCGDIFLNRLLLVRHKRSSHGDVYGVGGVNGLVMVECDLCGRRLHGIGSLRLHLSKVHNRSQKPPLKHRCKMCIFHSKTRNQLEKHMQEKHGLSVLPPVECKVCGKMYSAKYIDIHIANMHENQKKFSCNFCAMKFNIKSSLKCHISYEHANNKWSCDMCHIEFEKYHQLRQHRIYVHSTQVYSCPQCGKTFKRKSDMTEHGKRRHMEKIMSECTYCAKAYSDRKKLRSHLIKKHGVAWEDTLSKSYARHQRENNCLRKHQPRNSKIVSQSLTYNGETVGIEIVPSQYDLEDSGEYIHSEEEQQGDDRREVHQVQHTTQKQEKIITTYAGASIEMMESQEKFKVVQVTEGSKNMTDMANICYIVLEETHT, encoded by the coding sequence ATGAATGCTGAAGATCCACAAGATACTTTCAGCAAAACTTACAAAGGCACAGAATCTCTCATGGCTTGCAAACATTCTGATGTCCATGGCAAAGATGAACAGGAATTGGAAAATCCTATACTTGATGCACAAGTTGATGCTTCAAGTAAATATGAACAGAACTCGGGAACTATTGGAGATGAAATACAGTTTGATGCACCTGCTGGACCTGAACAAAATCCAGGTCTCAGCATAGCTAATATCTGTATTGGTGACTTTAGTAACAGTAAGAAAGACCTAGTCACTATCAACATAAATGATTCTTATTCAACTGAAACTTTCAGTTGTAAACAAAAGTTTGGTAGCAGTGATGGCATCTTGCCTCACATAATTGTGTCCTCTCCTTTAGATACAACTTTTACTACCAAGGCAAAACAAGATTTTACTACAAAGAGTCAGAGCATCATTGTTGCGGATGATTGTAAGCATATTGGTTCTGCTATGATAAATGTTGCTTCAGTTAGTATTAAACAGAGTTCAATAAATGTGATGCCACTAGCTGTACCAGGTGGTGGATCCCCATTGGTTTCCTCTAAACTGCAGAATAATGATCACGATAAGGCTTCGAGTTGTCCTAAAGTTAAAATTAAAAAGACAGGCTCTGTTGTTGTCAGAACAATTGCACCACGTACAATACGTAACATTTCTGCAAAGTGTTCCTCCAGCAAAAATGGTGCTTGTGATGAACCTTCTGGTACTATATTGATAACTAGAGAGATGAATGAAGGAAGGACAAATGGTTCTTCTAAGGTAAGAGGGTTTCCTACAGCACAAATTGCCAACAAACCTTTACAAATCAAACTGAAAGTTAATGATCGGTTAAATCTTTCAACTTTGGATAATGAACCTTCAACAAACCAAGAACATGTGATCAAAAACTCATCACATTCTATTTGCAATGATGATGTGTTGATCTCAAGGCAGCTTGATGATGATGGAGATAATAACATTACAGGAGTAACAAGGAGAATGACTAACAGCAAGACACCAAGTGATATTGTAGATTCACACTCTGAAATACAGGATGGCAGTAGCCATAACTGTGGTTTCTGCAGGTGTAGATTAAAGAGAGCTGAAGGGAACACTAGCTTGGCACTTGACAAACCACTACCATCAAGTTTGTTAGATCCCATATCTCTGCTGCAGTGCCTGGGCATATCCTCCCCATTATATGCCAGTGGAATTACCAAGAACAATTTAAGTATTGTTGTGTGTCAGCAGTGCTGTACTCTGGTTTCAGATGGTGATGTAGTGtaccagcaattattatctgttatATCACAGATGAGGGAACTGTGGCCCACAAATGACAGTGAAATATTAATGGTTCCTGTTGATTCAAATGGCAGTGATAATGCTTTGAAGGCAAACTATGAGTCACAGAGTCTAAAGAAAACTCCAGTGCAATCATCTCAAAAtgtgtataaaagttgtaaatcaATTTTACCTAAACCAAACATGTCAAAAGAGAATGATTCACTGACAAGTTATGTTGATGGAAAAGTGCACAAGGTAAAATTTAAACAAGAGCTTTCAAATAATAAGATGCGTATATGTGGATTTTGTGGAATGGATTTGTATGGCGAGGGAGACTGGAATCTTCACCAAAGTGCTGTGCATAGAGTAGAGAAAAAATGgagattatttaatttacaaccaaCTCTTAAAACACTTCTTGCAAAGGAAATAGAGCAGGttagcatgagagagagagaagattcaaGACAGAATTGGAAGTCCGAGAACATAAATACACGAAAGTGCCCTGCATGCAGTAGAACTTTCTCGGTATCTGAAGAGTTGGTGCAGCATCTACGCAACTACCACAATATGGTTATTGATGAAGAGTTTTTGTGCCATATCTCGGAGGATGCAAACGTGATGGACTGGAGTAACAGCACTGAGACACACATGGTTGAAAATTCAATAAAATTAAAAACTGAAGGGATGTGGGATGACCACACTGGAGTCCAAAActctgagagtgatgcagtgttTGGCTGCACTCTAACAGATAATGATACACCAGTTTGTGAAGGACTGGAAGAGCAAGGCATTATCACTACTGTAAAAGGTGAAATAACCAACATAAACACTGAAGATGATGCTTTATCAGTGCCAGATGACAGCCAAAATTATATTGGAGCTAATGAGAATAAAGAATTTAGTATACAGGTATTTAAAAAAGAGAATTCAAAGATTGACTGTAGCACAGAATTTTGCTGTAGAGTTTGTGCAGAGTCGTTCACAAGCCTAGTGGACTTAGAGAAACACGAGTGCTTGGAGCACTCAGAATCAGTTAAAGTGAATAAACACAAGATTGGTGAAGAATGCAAGGTACAAACTACATTCTCTGGTATTGACTCTTTACCAATGATTTTGAGGGCTAAAACCAAAGTTAGATGTAAGTTATGTAACCAGATTTGTGATAGCCCAGAAGATCTAAATAACCACATAGACACCTGCCACGAAAACTCTGTTGTCATTCTGGAAGATGATGGATATGGAGGCGTTATTGACCATCGCTTAGAGCTATCTAAGGCCCTTGGTTCAGATTTAGAACATGTACAAAAGGGATCTGAAGCACCTAAACTTCAACTAAATGCCTCAAAGAAAAAaactgaaaagaaaaaaaaaattgtgtgtaATTTGTGTGGGGACATCTTTCTTAATCGCCTCTTGCTGGTGAGACACAAACGTTCATCCCATGGGGATGTGTATGGAGTAGGTGGAGTTAATGGGTTAGTGATGGTGGAATGTGATCTCTGTGGTAGGAGACTACATGGAATAGGATCTCTACGACTTCACTTATCTAAGGTGCACAATAGGTCACAGAAGCCTCCACTAAAACACAGATGCAAAATGTGTATATTCCACTCTAAGACACGGAACCAGCTGGAGAAACACATGCAGGAAAAGCATGGTCTGAGTGTATTGCCACCTGTTGAATGTAAAGTGTGTGGCAAAATGTACAGTGCTAAGTACATCGATATACATATAGCAAATATGCATGAAAATCAAAAAAAGTTTTCTTGTAACTTTTGTGCCATGAAGTTTAATATAAAGTCTAGTCTAAAATGTCACATTTCGTATGAACATGCAAACAACAAGTGGTCTTGTGATATGTGTCATATAGAGTTTGAGAAGTATCACCAATTACGGCAACATAGAATATATGTCCACAGTACTCAAGTGTATTCGTGTCCACAGTGTGGGAAGACTTTCAAACGTAAAAGTGATATGACAGAACATGGTAAAAGGCGACATATGGAAAAAATAATGAGCGAGTGTACTTATTGTGCAAAGGCTTATTCTGATCGTAAAAAACTTAGGTCCCATTTGATAAAGAAACATGGTGTAGCTTGGGAGGACACATTATCTAAAAGTTATGCTCGTCACCAGCGAGAAAATAATTGCTTGCGTAAACACCAGCCGAGAAATTCAAAAATAGTATCTCAGAGTTTAACTTATAATGGAGAGACCGTTGGTATTGAAATTGTGCCGAGTCAGTATGACCTTGAGGACAGTGGAGAGTACATACACTCCGAAGAGGAACAGCAAGGTGATGACCGCCGTGAAGTTCACCAGGTGCAACATACTACTCAGAAGCAGGAAAAGATAATCACAACATATGCAGGAGCCAGCATAGAAATGATGGAAAGTCAGGAAAAATTTAAAGTGGTGCAAGTTACTGAAGGTTCAAAAAATATGACCGATATGGCAAACATATGCTATATTGTTCTAGAAGAGACTCATACATGA